From a region of the Deferribacterota bacterium genome:
- a CDS encoding glycosyltransferase family 4 protein, with protein MVFIEEDYVNLNIENVQKIERIKDKDITFAVLGNIKNSISVFDKKIIPELNDKDIDFVISLGNAVCEGGEDKYRLIYRSIKKLDILFINVVGVDEISSLNGLERFYRHFGPFNFSFLVNDNAFIFIDTTGATSEVYLKRWLLNRLNQYSECKNILIFMNKPPFLPKGELLKYFSDNVINSQYLKKFFYHTLPDYNVDAVFSSNLGVFYKKNIRGVDYYITGGAGGFLFDEDRNYYHYLLVNIDEKGDLTVNVRNIKYISRGYISRFLENLWLYIHSIFYVSFVNFIIILALLFF; from the coding sequence TTGGTTTTTATAGAGGAAGATTATGTAAACCTAAATATAGAAAATGTTCAAAAGATTGAGAGAATTAAGGATAAAGATATAACCTTTGCAGTGTTGGGTAATATAAAAAACTCAATAAGTGTTTTTGATAAAAAGATAATTCCCGAGTTGAATGATAAGGATATAGATTTTGTTATATCTCTTGGCAACGCTGTTTGTGAAGGTGGTGAGGATAAATATAGACTAATCTATCGATCAATTAAAAAACTAGATATTCTTTTTATCAATGTAGTTGGTGTAGATGAAATATCCTCATTAAATGGATTGGAGAGATTTTATAGGCACTTTGGCCCATTTAATTTCTCATTTTTAGTAAATGACAATGCTTTTATATTTATAGATACAACTGGTGCTACTTCAGAGGTGTATTTAAAAAGATGGCTTTTAAATAGGCTTAATCAGTATAGCGAGTGTAAAAATATATTAATATTTATGAATAAGCCTCCCTTTTTACCTAAGGGAGAGTTATTAAAATATTTCAGTGATAATGTAATTAACAGCCAATATCTTAAAAAATTTTTCTACCACACATTACCTGACTATAATGTTGATGCTGTTTTTTCATCTAATTTAGGAGTTTTTTATAAAAAGAATATAAGGGGGGTTGATTATTATATTACAGGTGGTGCTGGTGGTTTTCTATTTGATGAGGACAGGAATTACTATCACTATTTATTAGTAAACATAGATGAGAAAGGGGATTTAACTGTAAATGTTAGAAATATTAAATATATATCTAGAGGATATATTTCAAGATTTTTGGAAAATTTATGGTTATATATACATTCAATATTTTATGTAAGTTTTGTTAATTTTATTATTATTTTAGCACTTTTATTCTTTTT
- a CDS encoding lysylphosphatidylglycerol synthase transmembrane domain-containing protein, producing the protein MAKHIKKEENLEINKVQSKLTYKKVRLYFYLTILTFFLSFLSIYIIYKIIGDTNVNFYSLFKLNIIIPCLICLVCYFFFDGIRFYYILRSLDVRVSKKLLAKVVFLNMFVSNITPSAVGGGFIQIFYLKKGGVNIGDATAATVIRTVITVVFFIIFVPIVILTEKNIRNTSYNIGIIFYTIVILLLYIFVIFFTVYKSKLFKKIIFLTLRKLKRKKIISRKRFKKINTFFLREISIYAFSMLNFLKTKPYYTILSVIFSGLFLFSSFTFSVIIIKGLGYDIPITSIIAYQVMVMFLMYFAPTPGSTGIAEGAYSFLFSGLIRSSDIVIVTAAWRFFTIYIGVIMGLIIFYFDIAKGFFNSNKDATL; encoded by the coding sequence ATGGCAAAACATATAAAAAAAGAAGAAAATTTAGAAATAAATAAGGTTCAAAGTAAATTAACATATAAGAAGGTTAGACTTTATTTTTATCTAACCATTTTAACCTTTTTTTTATCTTTTTTATCTATCTATATAATATACAAAATAATAGGGGATACTAATGTTAATTTTTATTCTTTATTTAAATTAAACATAATTATTCCATGTTTAATATGTCTTGTTTGTTATTTTTTCTTTGATGGAATTAGGTTTTACTATATTTTAAGGAGTTTAGATGTAAGGGTTTCTAAAAAGCTATTGGCCAAGGTAGTCTTTTTAAATATGTTTGTATCAAATATAACACCTTCAGCTGTTGGTGGGGGGTTTATACAGATATTTTATCTAAAGAAGGGTGGTGTTAATATAGGGGATGCTACTGCAGCAACAGTTATAAGAACAGTAATAACGGTTGTTTTTTTTATAATATTTGTTCCAATAGTTATTTTAACAGAAAAGAATATTAGAAATACATCCTATAATATTGGAATAATTTTCTATACTATAGTAATATTATTATTATATATATTTGTAATTTTTTTTACTGTTTATAAATCTAAATTATTTAAAAAGATAATTTTTCTGACCCTTAGAAAATTAAAAAGAAAAAAAATAATATCTAGGAAAAGGTTTAAAAAGATTAATACATTTTTTCTAAGAGAGATTTCTATATATGCTTTTAGCATGCTGAATTTTTTAAAGACAAAACCTTATTACACTATTTTATCGGTTATATTCTCAGGTCTTTTTCTATTTTCTTCATTTACTTTTTCAGTAATAATAATTAAGGGTTTAGGTTATGATATACCTATAACTTCTATTATTGCCTATCAAGTTATGGTTATGTTTTTAATGTATTTTGCTCCAACTCCTGGTTCTACAGGTATTGCTGAAGGTGCTTATTCCTTTTTATTTTCTGGATTAATTAGATCATCTGATATTGTTATAGTAACTGCAGCCTGGAGATTTTTTACTATATATATTGGTGTAATAATGGGTCTTATAATATTTTATTTTGATATAGCTAAAGGTTTTTTTAATAGTAATAAAGATGCAACCCTATAA
- the fbp gene encoding fructose-1,6-bisphosphate aldolase/phosphatase, translating into MEEKITISVIKADVGGITGHSMVHSDLLCVARKEIEEACHDRLIIDGFVTNVGDDLELIMTHRKGEENEEIHKFAWDVFKKATEKAKELKLYGAGQDLLKDAFSGNIKGMGPGVAEIEFIERKSDPIIIFMADKTSPGAWNYPLYKIFADPFNTAGLIIDSSMHDGFIFEILNVKDGKTIKLSCPEELYDLLMFIGATSKFLIKRVYRKKDNEIAAVSSTQKLNFIAGKYVGKDDPVMIVRCQSGFPAVGEVLEPFAFSYIVDGWMRGSHNGPIMPVSFRDAHPTRFDGPPRVIAAGFQISNGKLVGPQDMFDDPSFDEARRQSNIVANYLRAHGPFEPHRLSLDELEYTTMPGIMDRLKDRFE; encoded by the coding sequence ATGGAAGAAAAGATAACAATAAGTGTTATAAAGGCTGATGTGGGTGGTATAACAGGGCATTCAATGGTGCACAGTGATCTATTGTGTGTAGCAAGAAAAGAAATTGAAGAGGCTTGCCATGATAGGCTTATAATTGATGGTTTTGTTACAAATGTAGGTGATGATCTTGAATTGATAATGACCCATAGAAAGGGAGAAGAAAACGAAGAAATACATAAGTTTGCTTGGGATGTTTTTAAAAAAGCAACAGAAAAAGCCAAAGAGTTAAAATTATATGGGGCAGGACAAGATTTGTTAAAGGATGCTTTTTCTGGCAACATTAAAGGGATGGGGCCTGGTGTTGCAGAGATAGAGTTTATTGAGAGGAAATCCGACCCTATAATTATATTTATGGCTGATAAAACATCCCCTGGAGCCTGGAACTATCCTCTATATAAAATTTTTGCAGATCCCTTTAATACAGCGGGGCTTATTATTGATTCCTCTATGCATGATGGGTTTATTTTTGAGATTCTTAATGTAAAAGATGGCAAAACAATAAAATTGAGCTGTCCGGAGGAATTATATGATTTATTAATGTTTATTGGTGCAACTAGTAAGTTTTTAATTAAGAGGGTTTATAGAAAGAAAGACAATGAGATTGCTGCTGTATCTTCGACTCAAAAGCTAAATTTTATCGCAGGAAAATATGTTGGTAAAGATGATCCTGTTATGATTGTTAGATGTCAATCAGGCTTTCCTGCAGTTGGTGAAGTGTTGGAGCCCTTTGCTTTTTCATATATTGTTGATGGTTGGATGAGAGGTTCCCATAATGGCCCAATAATGCCAGTTTCCTTTAGAGATGCTCATCCAACGAGGTTTGATGGGCCACCAAGAGTTATAGCTGCAGGTTTTCAAATATCTAATGGGAAACTTGTAGGACCACAGGATATGTTTGATGATCCATCTTTTGATGAAGCTAGGAGGCAATCAAATATAGTAGCAAATTATTTAAGAGCCCATGGCCCTTTTGAGCCTCATAGATTATCTTTAGATGAATTAGAATATACAACAATGCCAGGCATTATGGATAGATTAAAAGATAGGTTTGAATAA
- a CDS encoding DUF4282 domain-containing protein produces MEEKGFFQSLFDFEFKELITKRVISVLYIILIIASAIFALGIIIDGFTDSFFWGLVKLVIVAPLSFLIMVVLSRVVLEIVMVLFKISDDISRLSQSEEIQSEVSESTENQFTVHENNTEETSDENDKEV; encoded by the coding sequence ATGGAAGAAAAGGGATTTTTTCAGAGCTTGTTCGATTTCGAGTTTAAGGAGCTAATCACTAAAAGGGTGATAAGTGTTTTATACATAATACTCATTATTGCCTCGGCAATTTTTGCACTCGGGATTATTATTGACGGTTTTACAGATTCTTTTTTTTGGGGATTAGTTAAGTTAGTTATAGTTGCACCCTTATCGTTTCTAATAATGGTTGTGCTATCAAGGGTTGTTTTAGAGATTGTTATGGTTTTGTTTAAGATATCTGATGATATATCTAGATTGTCACAAAGTGAAGAAATCCAATCTGAAGTTAGTGAAAGTACTGAAAACCAATTCACAGTCCACGAGAATAATACTGAAGAAACTTCTGATGAAAACGATAAAGAAGTTTAG